A portion of the Cygnus olor isolate bCygOlo1 chromosome 15, bCygOlo1.pri.v2, whole genome shotgun sequence genome contains these proteins:
- the LYRM1 gene encoding LYR motif-containing protein 1 isoform X1, with protein MNRMAEFSSQLLNSMTPVTRQEVLGLYRKIFRIAKKWQSASGQVEETLKEKDYIKKEAKTLFRKNKDVTDPKLIKQCIEECEARIEIGLHYNIPYPRPIHLPPMGLAHKQGRTFRQQEKLRKISKPIYLKSHDEIS; from the exons ATGAATAGAATGGCGGAGTTCTCATCCCAGCTGTTGAACAGC aTGACACCAGTTACTCGACAAGAAGTTCTTGGCCTTTACCGCAAGATATTCCGGATAGCCAAAAAATGGCAATCAGCATCAGGACAGGTAGAAGAAACTCTTAAAGAGAAAGATTACATTAAGAAAGAAGCCAAAACATTGTTCCGAAAAAACAAAGAT GTAACAGATCCAAAGTTGATTAAGCAGTGCATAGAAGAATGTGAGGCAAGAATAGAAATTGGACTTCATTATAACATCCCCTACCCAAGACCT attcATCTGCCTCCTATGGGTCTTGCCCATAAACAAGGCCGTACATTTCGACAACAGGAAAAGTTGAGGAAGATTTCTAAGCCAATATACCTGAAATCCCATGATGAAATTTCATAA
- the LYRM1 gene encoding LYR motif-containing protein 1 isoform X2: protein MTPVTRQEVLGLYRKIFRIAKKWQSASGQVEETLKEKDYIKKEAKTLFRKNKDVTDPKLIKQCIEECEARIEIGLHYNIPYPRPIHLPPMGLAHKQGRTFRQQEKLRKISKPIYLKSHDEIS from the exons aTGACACCAGTTACTCGACAAGAAGTTCTTGGCCTTTACCGCAAGATATTCCGGATAGCCAAAAAATGGCAATCAGCATCAGGACAGGTAGAAGAAACTCTTAAAGAGAAAGATTACATTAAGAAAGAAGCCAAAACATTGTTCCGAAAAAACAAAGAT GTAACAGATCCAAAGTTGATTAAGCAGTGCATAGAAGAATGTGAGGCAAGAATAGAAATTGGACTTCATTATAACATCCCCTACCCAAGACCT attcATCTGCCTCCTATGGGTCTTGCCCATAAACAAGGCCGTACATTTCGACAACAGGAAAAGTTGAGGAAGATTTCTAAGCCAATATACCTGAAATCCCATGATGAAATTTCATAA